The genomic region GCCGCGACGCCGGCACCCGCACCGCGGCGGTCACCTATGGCTATATCCACCCGGACGACAACCCGCGCAACTGGGGTGCCGACGTGGTGGTGGATCACCCGCTGGAATTGCGCAAAGTGCTGGACAGCGCGCTGTGCAGCTGCTGATTGGGACTGCCTGAGGTAGATGCAACTTTGTGGCGAGGGAGCTTGCTCCCGTTGGGTTGCGAAGCAGCTCCGCTTTTCGCGACTGCTGCGCAGTCGAACGGGAGCAAGCTCCCTCGCCACAGAAGCCTTAGCCAGCCTTAGCCGCAATTAATCACATGGATTTTCTGTGAACTTTGTCGAGGTTGTTTATGTTTGATTACTCCGCACGTCCAGAACTGCTCAAGGGCCGGGTCATCCTGGTCACCGGCGCCGGTCGCGGAATCGGTGCCGCAGCGGCAAAAACCTATGCGGCCCACGGCGCCACCGTACTGTTGCTGGGCAAGACCGAAGCCAACCTGGCCCAGGTGTATGACGAAATCGAAGCCGCTGGCCAGCCACAGCCGGTGGTGATCCCGTTCAACCTGGAGACCGCCCTGCCCCATCAATACGATGAGCTGGCAGCGATGATCGAAAAGGAATTCGGCCACCTCGACGGCCTGCTGCACAACGCCTCGATCATCGGCCCGCGCACGCCCATCGAGCAGTTGTCCGGTGAGAATTTCATGCGGGTGATGCACGTGAACGTCAACGCGATGTTCATGCTGACCAGCACGCTGTTGCCGCTGCTCAAGCTGTCCCAGGATGCATCGGTGGTGTTCACTTCCAGCAGCGTGGGCCGCAAGGGCCGGGCTTATTGGGGGGCGTACGGGGTGTCGAAGTTTGCCACCGAAGGCCTGATGCAAACCCTGGCGGACGAGCTGGACAACGTCGCACCGGTGCGTGCCAACAGCATCAACCCGGGCGCCACCCGCACCAGCATGCGAGCCCAGGCGTATCCAGGGGAGAACCCGACCGATAACCCGACACCGGAAGAAATCATGCCGGTGTACCTGTACCTGATGGGGCCGGACAGTACGGGCATCAATGGGCAGGCGTTTGACGCGCAATAACAGCTGACACGGTCTGTGTGGGAGCTGGCTTGCCTGCGATAGCATCACCGCGGTGTAACTGAAACACCGAGGTGCCGGCATCGCAGGCAAGCCAGCTCCCACATTGGTTTGTGGTGCGGCTAAAAACTTAGTTCTTCACCACTTCCTCAAGGGTGAAGCGCCCCAACGGGTTTTGCAGGAAGTTGCTCACGTTCTTGCGTGAGATGTTGATGTACGGGCTGTAGTACAGGTCGATCCAGTTCACATCCTGTTTCGCCATTTTCTGCAGGTCGACGTACATCTGCTCGCGCTTGACCGGATCCGCCTCGATCCGTGCGGCCGCCACCAGGTCCTTGACCTTGTCGTTCTTGTAGCGAGTCATGTAGTTCTGGTTAGTGTCGTGGCCCAGCACGAAGGTGGTCTTCTGGTCCGGGTCGAGGATGTCGTTGGTCCAGTACATCACCGAAATATCGTATTCGCCGTCCACCAGCATCTGCCAGCTTTGGGTCGGGTCGACCTTTTGCAGGTTGGCTGTCACGCCGACCTTGGCCAACTGATCCTTGATCATCACCGCAATCTGCTCGTCGGCTTCGTTGCCGGCATTGACCACATAGTTGAGCTTCAAGTCCTGGGCACCGGCCGCAGCCAGCAGCTTCTTGGCTTCGGTCGGGTCATACGGGCGTTGCAGGTTGTTGGCGTAGTGGTACAGCGAGCCTTTTGGGATGTAGGAATAGGCCACGGTGCCTTGGCCGAAGGTGGCGGTTTTAACCAGCGATTGTTTATCGATGGCCATGTCCAGCGCCTGACGCACTTCCGGCTTGGCCAGCAGGCCGTGGGCATGGTTGATCAACAGGTGATCTTCACGGGTCGACGGGTCCGAGTGGACCACCACGTTCTTGTCTTTTTTCAGCTCTTCAACCCGGGAAAACGGGACGAAGATCGCCGTGTCCAGTTCGTTGTTCTGCACCATGCGCATGCGCGTGTTGTCGTCGGTGACCGACACCCACTCCACGCCATCCAGGCTCACGTGACTGGCCTGCCAGAAGTTCGGGTTCTTCTTCAGGATCACCCGATCGCCCTTGCGCCACTCGTCCACCGTAAACGCGCCGGAGGTCACCGGGTTTTCCGAGTAGGCGTCTTCGCCCATCTTGGTCATGGCTTTTTCCGACAGGATCGACACCGTCGGCGAAGCCAGTTGCGAGAGGAAGGCGACCGCCGGGGTTTTCAAGGTCACGACCAGCGTCTGCGGATCAGCAGCCTTGGCGGTGTTGATCAGGCTGAACGGGTCGCTCCACAGCGAGGCCTTGTTGTCGCGAATGCGCAACAGGCTGAAGGCGGCGTCGTCAGCAGTGATCGGCGAGCCATCCGAGAACTTCGCAGCCCGCAGTTTGAAGGTGTACGTCAGGCCGTCCTTGGAAATGTCCCAGCTTTCGGCCAGCCCCGGTTCCATCTTGGTGCCCAGGTTGTCCACGCGCACCAGGGTGTCGTAGACGTTGGCGAACACCCAGGTGTCGCGGTTCTGCGCGCTTTTGATCGGGTCAAACGTGGTGCTGTCTTCGCGGCAACCGATGGTGAGTACACCGGCCGCGTGGGCGATACCGGCGGTCAGCGACCACGCGGTGAGTGTGGCGGCGGCGAGCAACTTCAAGTGACGGGATTGCATGTCATAACTCCTTGTCTATAACGGCGGTTGTTCATGATCGGCAGGAAGGGTTCAAAGCAAAGGTTCTTCAAGCACGCAACTGTACCGATGCGTTTGCACAACGTGAGTCGGCGGCAATACCTCGGCACACACGGCTCGTGCATGTCGGCAACGCGGGTGAAAGGCGCAACCATTGGGCAGCTTCAGCGGGCTCGGCGGCTCGCCCGGCAACGGTTCGCTGGGCAACGGGCGGTACGGATCAATCTCCGGGATAGCCTGGATCAACGCTGCGGTGTAGGGATGGCGCGGCGTAGTGAATACCGCCTCCACCGGACCTTCCTCGACGATTTTCCCCAGGTACATCACCGCCACCCGGTCGCACAGGCGGCGGACGATGGCCAGGTCGTGGGCGATAAACAGGATCGCCAGGTTCATGCGCTGTTGCAGTTCCAGCAGCAGGTTGATGATCTGGCCCTGGATCGACACATCCAGGGCAGCCACGCATTCGTCGGCGATGATCAGCCGAGGCTCCACCGCCAGCGCCCGGGCGATGCCGACGCGCTGGCACTGGCCGCCGCTGAGAGAGCCAGGCTTGCGGGTGGCGAGTTCGGGGCGCAGGCCTACGAGGTCGAGTAATTCGTCGACCCGGCGTGGAATGTTTTCTGACGCCACCTTGCGCTGCACCCGCAGGACTTCGGCGATGGTTTCGCCGACCGTCAGACGCGGGTTCAGGGCCGCATAGGGATCCTGGAAGATCATCGCCGTCTCGTGCCGCAAACGCGCGATGTCGACAGGCCCGGCGTGGGCCATGTCGATGCCGTCGAACACCACCTGCCCGGCGCTGATCGGGTTGAGGTGCAGGATCGCCCGCCCCAGTGTGCTTTTCCCGCTGCCGGACTCACCCACCAACCCAAGGGTTTCGCCGGCCGCCAGGGTCAACGACACGCCGTTGACCGCCCTCACCCACTGTTTATTCAGGCCAAACAGGCCACTGCCAGCGGCGGCAAAACGCACTTCAAGGTCATTCACCTGTAACAACGTCATGGGCGAACTCCCAGGGGATAGTGGCAGGCAACCCGCGCGCCTTCCGGCAACAGCTCGGTGCACAAGCTGCCGACTTGCGGGCAACGCGGGTTGAACCGACAGCCCTTGGGCAAGGCATCGAGCAACGGCGGTTGCCCGGCAATAGTGCGCAACAACGCGTGTCCACTGCTGGTGGCGGGCTGGCACTCGATAAGTCCGGCGGTGTACGGGTGTTGCGGGTGCGCCAGCAGCTCGTATTTGCTGCCGTGCTCGCACAGGCGCCCGGCGTACATCACGGCGATGGAGTCACAGGTTTGCGCCACCACGCCCAGGTCGTGAGTGATCATGATGATCGACAGGCCGCGCTGGTCCCGCAGGTCCAACAACAAGCGCAGGATCTGGGCCTGCACAGTCACGTCGAGGGCGGTGGTCGGCTCATCGGCGATCAGCACCTTTGGGTTGCAGCCCAAGGCCACGGCGATCATCGCCCGCTGGCGCATGCCGCCGGAAAACTCGTGAGGATAGTTGTCAATTCGCGCCTGGGGATCGGGAATACCAACCTGGCGCAGCACCTCGATAGCCTGCAAGCGCGCGTCTTTTTTCGACGCGCCCTGATGCAGGCGGATGCCTTCGGCGATCTGCTCGCCAATGCGCATCAGCGGGTCAAGGTGGCTGCTGGGGTTCTGGAAAATCATCCCCAATTGCCCGCCACGAACCGCACGCATGCCCGCGTCATCCAGTGCCAGAAGGTCCTTGCCCGCCAGGCGTACCGAACCGCCCTGCACCCGCAGGCTCGGGGACGGCAGCAAACGCATCAGCCCGCGACAGGCCATGGTCTTGCCCGAACCGCTTTCGCCCACCAGACCGAGGATTTCACCTTCGGCCAGGTTGAAGGACACCCGGTCCACCAGGGTCACATCGCGCCCGGTGTTGTTGGCGATCACACTCAGGTCCTGCACTTGCAGAAGACTCATGAGCGATCCCCCAGCACTTGCGCCACGCCATCGGCCAACAGGCTGAAACCCATGGCCAATGTCACGATGGCCAGTCCCGGGAAGGTGCAAATCCACCAGGCGGTGGTGATAAACGCCTGGCCTTCGGCAACCATGGTGCCCCACTCGGCGGTCGGCGGCTGTACGCCCAGGCCGAGGTAGCTGACGGCTGCACCGTTGAGCAGTACCAGCACCGCGTCAGACATCGAGAACACAATCGAGCCGAACATCGCGTTAGGCAACAAATGTCGAAACAGAATGCGCCCATGGCCAAAGCCCAGGCTTTTGGCGGCCAGGGCGAAGTCGCTTTCCTTGAGCACCAGGATCTGTGAGCGGATCAGCCGCGCGTAGGACACCCAGCCCACCAGCGCCATGGCGATATAGAAGCTTTTCAAGCCCGGGCCGAGAATGGCCATGATCGCCAGCATCAGCACCAGGAACGGAAAGGCGAGGATGACGTCGATCACCCGCATGCAGAAGCTGTCGAAACGCCCGCCGATATAACCGGACACCGCACCCACAAAGGTGCCGATCAGGAAAGGAAAGATCACCCCGACCACCGCCAGTTGCAGGTCGATGCGCGCG from Pseudomonas yamanorum harbors:
- a CDS encoding ABC transporter permease: MSSRPLIAPWRLRLRFGFRNGRLTAAWGLLILVTWLALAVFAPWIAPFDPIAQNTDISLLGPSLAHPFGTDNYGRDILSRVIWGARIDLQLAVVGVIFPFLIGTFVGAVSGYIGGRFDSFCMRVIDVILAFPFLVLMLAIMAILGPGLKSFYIAMALVGWVSYARLIRSQILVLKESDFALAAKSLGFGHGRILFRHLLPNAMFGSIVFSMSDAVLVLLNGAAVSYLGLGVQPPTAEWGTMVAEGQAFITTAWWICTFPGLAIVTLAMGFSLLADGVAQVLGDRS
- a CDS encoding ABC transporter substrate-binding protein: MQSRHLKLLAAATLTAWSLTAGIAHAAGVLTIGCREDSTTFDPIKSAQNRDTWVFANVYDTLVRVDNLGTKMEPGLAESWDISKDGLTYTFKLRAAKFSDGSPITADDAAFSLLRIRDNKASLWSDPFSLINTAKAADPQTLVVTLKTPAVAFLSQLASPTVSILSEKAMTKMGEDAYSENPVTSGAFTVDEWRKGDRVILKKNPNFWQASHVSLDGVEWVSVTDDNTRMRMVQNNELDTAIFVPFSRVEELKKDKNVVVHSDPSTREDHLLINHAHGLLAKPEVRQALDMAIDKQSLVKTATFGQGTVAYSYIPKGSLYHYANNLQRPYDPTEAKKLLAAAGAQDLKLNYVVNAGNEADEQIAVMIKDQLAKVGVTANLQKVDPTQSWQMLVDGEYDISVMYWTNDILDPDQKTTFVLGHDTNQNYMTRYKNDKVKDLVAAARIEADPVKREQMYVDLQKMAKQDVNWIDLYYSPYINISRKNVSNFLQNPLGRFTLEEVVKN
- a CDS encoding ABC transporter ATP-binding protein yields the protein MSLLQVQDLSVIANNTGRDVTLVDRVSFNLAEGEILGLVGESGSGKTMACRGLMRLLPSPSLRVQGGSVRLAGKDLLALDDAGMRAVRGGQLGMIFQNPSSHLDPLMRIGEQIAEGIRLHQGASKKDARLQAIEVLRQVGIPDPQARIDNYPHEFSGGMRQRAMIAVALGCNPKVLIADEPTTALDVTVQAQILRLLLDLRDQRGLSIIMITHDLGVVAQTCDSIAVMYAGRLCEHGSKYELLAHPQHPYTAGLIECQPATSSGHALLRTIAGQPPLLDALPKGCRFNPRCPQVGSLCTELLPEGARVACHYPLGVRP
- a CDS encoding YciK family oxidoreductase; this translates as MFDYSARPELLKGRVILVTGAGRGIGAAAAKTYAAHGATVLLLGKTEANLAQVYDEIEAAGQPQPVVIPFNLETALPHQYDELAAMIEKEFGHLDGLLHNASIIGPRTPIEQLSGENFMRVMHVNVNAMFMLTSTLLPLLKLSQDASVVFTSSSVGRKGRAYWGAYGVSKFATEGLMQTLADELDNVAPVRANSINPGATRTSMRAQAYPGENPTDNPTPEEIMPVYLYLMGPDSTGINGQAFDAQ
- a CDS encoding ABC transporter ATP-binding protein translates to MTLLQVNDLEVRFAAAGSGLFGLNKQWVRAVNGVSLTLAAGETLGLVGESGSGKSTLGRAILHLNPISAGQVVFDGIDMAHAGPVDIARLRHETAMIFQDPYAALNPRLTVGETIAEVLRVQRKVASENIPRRVDELLDLVGLRPELATRKPGSLSGGQCQRVGIARALAVEPRLIIADECVAALDVSIQGQIINLLLELQQRMNLAILFIAHDLAIVRRLCDRVAVMYLGKIVEEGPVEAVFTTPRHPYTAALIQAIPEIDPYRPLPSEPLPGEPPSPLKLPNGCAFHPRCRHARAVCAEVLPPTHVVQTHRYSCVLEEPLL